ACCTCGGCTCGCGCCGCTACTGGGAGGCGCTGGCCGGCACGCCGGAGTTCGTCGTGCTGTTCGTGCCCGGCGAGGCGATCCTCCAGGCGGCGCTGCAGGCGGTGCCCGACCTGGTCGAGCAGGCCTCGGCGAAGAACGTCGTGCTGGCCACGCCGTCCACCCTCATCGCGCTGCTGCGCACCGTGGCCCAGGGCTGGCAGCACGAGGTGCTCAACGAGCAGGCCCAGGCCGTGCAGCGGCTCGGCCAGGAGCTCCACGCCCGGCTCGGCTCGATGGCCGGCCACCTCGACAAGGTCGGCCGGTCCCTCAACGCGAGCGTCGTCGCCTACAACCAGGCGATGGGCTCCCTCGAGGGGCGTGTGCTGGTGTCCGCACGCCGCTTCGCCGAGCTCGGCGTCACCTCGGAGCCGCTCGACGAGCCGCGCCAGGTCGAGACCGTCCCGCGCTCGGCCGCGGCCCCCGAGCTGGCCGCGCTCGACGGCGTACGAGGTGCGACGCAGGAGCCCACGATCGACGACCTGCTCTCCCAGCAGGCCACGGAGCCCCCGGCGCGCCGCGCCCGGGGAGCGTGAGACCGGTCCTAGGTTGAAGGACGTGACACTGGCCGAGGCGTGGTGGCAGGTCGGGCGCGAGCCCGGCCGTCAGGTGGTGTCCCTCGGCGTCGCCGTCACCCTCACCGCGGTGAGCATCGACGTGCTGCTCGTCGGACGGCTGACGCTGTTCTTCGACCTGTGCTTCATGGTGCTCTGCTTGGGCCTGGCCGCGCTGGTGCGCCGGCGCGACTTCTTCATGGTGGCGCTGCTGCCGCCCGCGCTGCTGACGGCCGTCTTCGGCTTCATGGCGCTGGTGGCCCGCGACGCG
This sequence is a window from Nocardioides sp. S5. Protein-coding genes within it:
- a CDS encoding DUF6542 domain-containing protein; its protein translation is MTLAEAWWQVGREPGRQVVSLGVAVTLTAVSIDVLLVGRLTLFFDLCFMVLCLGLAALVRRRDFFMVALLPPALLTAVFGFMALVARDAIADPSDSVLQAVISGVATHGIALGVGYALCLGWLAWRLHREGEADIATELERELTQPTG